In the genome of Henningerozyma blattae CBS 6284 chromosome 5, complete genome, one region contains:
- the TBLA0E00730 gene encoding uncharacterized protein (similar to Saccharomyces cerevisiae GPB2 (YAL056W) and GPB1 (YOR371C); ancestral locus Anc_7.9) encodes MMKGLFLNRLAHSEDYHKKQNTKNQPNQNNYNYNNNSSLGRATDFYRSKKDTPNSKLIKTHLLNLDLQIRQNRLDRKQQEDIEKNKMASIKTTEDDSIIKAGFSPPSYMTNYFSVFDDPNHYSIATRKKLQLETEYWLKKYYDTKLVSDPTQTTTPQQPFSAEDIIASRTSNGNGIDQQIPTTKDSSLSSCDAKLHNGLEFSKCSSYLDDFTTSNIDNLGKVDALTSKALTTYSSYYGNLLAATPLLDDASLKSHTMWLPTVRRNFRQFLIDAKEPESNYYSDKTTAIFNQASSVIPQRYDSFSGGTSIPSMFGKEKLPALSYHCTVSMDDNIFILGGLMAFHRYDEEIPNLDDFIVNGLENLPPPFLPEIINNPCMVSNPFLFVKSITYCSVKRQEVTGTIPPPLLGLKGTRLTPRYIFFYGGMEIITETTINSQGKYIINHSSILNNNGYILDTMLFKFSKIELVANPATPVYSNYSTLFPRLGHVLVSVGNKNEDSNNTINSNSNSNNKSTGQTSNSANSFAHFDQVSTTTSSFSLTSSNSASSKNSSTTSSTNNSDRSKKSSNSQQQSIPQLTPQQLSHQQQIFNYNLNLRNSIKQNASISNKSTINCIYIFGGYCQLDVDRYEAMNDLWRIEIPILNRGKRGYYEFPTNATATPLALNSQTITDSENIPNSTPDSRITPTIIESENDWPSARGFCAFYVPNEGISPGRSIETEVLSKLESDFSLESASVAAIGTTRPLYNHHCPNLNTTSRRSTSHHNHHRHHHSKHSKQKRNSTSKSHKRSSTPNSANNTPPHSSSNTPTSSYQSMTTLSTLSMMEQKQNLCNNPSKINLNMMLKSPNFKSYNNFDDFTKKGNINSNSGSPVDDRLAGMFIIHGGSNHLDIKGDMWWYDVDNHKWNRVQTFASIKDPKEGYKKEIGDLNDKHYVNRIRNKKESMIPLDVKLVGHSMASIGHMAVCVGGLIPKDIDMLYKNINFENYEYELQYDGVMETDVYGKQYGDEKRYGIPLGSGQLNIFNIVTGVYQDGVLLDSIVFANDHDNKGDQMKKKKKVRSNSMSSDSSNSSNSSDESVISNDDSDDISDEDGGDIYKK; translated from the coding sequence atgatgaaaggactttttttaaatcgATTAGCACATTCAGAAGATTATCATAAGAAGCAGAATACTAAAAATCAACCCAATcagaataattataattataataataacagtaGTCTCGGTCGTGCTACCGATTTCTATAGATCTAAGAAAGATACACCAAACTCGAAGCTAATAAAGACTCATCTATTAAACCTAGACTTGCAGATTAGGCAGAATAGATTGGATCGTAAGCAACAGGAAGATATTGAGAAGAATAAAATGGCTTCTATAAAAACTACGGAAGATGATTCAATCATTAAAGCTGGGTTTTCACCTCCATCTTATATgacaaattatttttctgtATTCGATGACCCAAATCATTATTCCATTGCTACTaggaaaaaattacaattagaAACTGAATATTggttgaaaaaatattatgataCGAAACTTGTCTCAGATCCAACCCAAACTACAACACCGCAACAACCTTTTTCAGCAGAAGATATTATAGCGTCTAGAACTTCTAATGGGAATGGGATTGATCAACAGATCCCTACCACAAAGGattcttctttatcaaGTTGTGATGCAAAGCTCCATAATGGTTTGgaattttctaaatgtTCCAGTTATTTAGATGACTTTACTACGTCAAATATAGATAACTTGGGTAAAGTGGATGCCTTAACTTCAAAGGCACTAACTACATATTCTAGCTATTATGGCAATTTATTAGCTGCCACTCCATTATTAGATGATGCATCTTTGAAGAGCCATACAATGTGGTTACCTACAGTTCGTAGAAATTTTAGACAATTCTTAATCGATGCTAAGGAACCagaatcaaattattatagcGATAAGACAACTGCCATCTTTAATCAAGCTTCATCTGTAATACCACAAAGATATGATTCATTTTCAGGTGGTACTTCAATACCATCCATGTTTGGTAAAGAGAAATTACCAGCCTTATCTTATCATTGCACTGTTTCCATggatgataatattttcattttagGTGGGCTAATGGCATTCCATAGatatgatgaagaaatcCCTAATTTGGATGATTTCATTGTTAACGGATTAGAAAATCTACCACCTCCATTCTTACCagaaattatcaataacCCATGCATGGTATCTAatccttttctttttgtcAAATCAATTACTTATTGTAGTGTGAAGAGACAAGAAGTCACAGGCACAATCCCACCTCCTTTATTAGGTTTAAAAGGTACAAGATTAACTCCTcgttatattttcttttacgGTGGTATGGAAATTATAACTGAAACTACCATTAATTCACAGGggaaatatattattaatcattcttctattttaaataacaaTGGTTATATTTTAGATACCAtgttatttaaattttcaaaaattgaattagtGGCAAACCCAGCTACTCCCGTGTATTCCAATTATTCCACATTATTCCCAAGACTTGGTCATGTTTTAGTCTCTGTaggtaataaaaatgaagattcAAACAATActattaattctaattctaattctaataataaatcaacaGGACAAACTAGCAACAGTGCTAATAGTTTTGCACATTTCGATCAAGTGAGCACAACTACTTCTTCATTCTCCTTAACAAGTTCTAATTCAGCTTCTTCCAAAAATTCATCTACAACATCATCAACTAATAATTCTGATAGATCTAAAAAATCTTCAAACTCACAGCAACAATCTATCCCACAATTGACTCCTCAACAACTTTCACATCAACAACAAATTTTCAACTATAATTTAAACCTAAGGAATAGTATCAAACAAAATGcatcaatttcaaataaatcaaccatcaattgtatttatatatttggtGGTTACTGTCAATTAGATGTAGATAGATATGAAGCTATGAATGATCTTTGGAGAATAGAAATACCAATATTGAATAGAGGTAAACGTGGTTATTATGAATTCCCAACAAATGCTACTGCAACTCCTCTAGCTTTAAATTCTCAAACTATTACTGATTctgaaaatattccaaattcaACTCCAGATTCTCGTATAACTCCTACAATTATTGAAAGTGAAAATGATTGGCCATCTGCAAGAGGATTTTGTGCATTTTATGTTCCTAATGAAGGTATATCTCCCGGTAGATCTATAGAGACCGAAgtattatctaaattagaATCTGATTTTTCATTGGAATCTGCATCAGTGGCTGCCATCGGTACAACAAGACCTTTATACAACCATCATTgtccaaatttaaataccACCAGTAGACGTAGTACTAGTCATCATAATCATCATCGGCATCATCATTCAAAGCATTCTAAACAGAAACGTAATAGTACTTCAAAATCTCATAAACGCTCCAGTACTCCTAATAGTGCTAATAATACTCCACCTCATAGTAGTAGCAATACACCAACAAGTTCATATCAATCAATGACAACATTAAGCACCTTATCGATGATGGAACAGAAGCAAAATTTATGTAATAATCCaagtaaaattaatttaaatatgatGTTAAAATCAcccaattttaaatcatataataattttgatgatTTTACTAAAAAAggtaatattaatagtaatagcGGGTCACCCGTGGATGATAGATTAGCAGGAatgtttattattcatgGGGGCTCGAATCATTTAGATATTAAAGGCGATATGTGGTGGTATGATGTTGATAACCATAAATGGAACAGAGTCCAGACATTTGCATCCATTAAAGATCCCAAAGAAGGGtataaaaaggaaattgGTGATCTAAATGATAAACATTATGTCAAcagaattagaaataaaaaagaatcaaTGATACCATTGGATGTGAAATTAGTTGGTCATTCTATGGCAAGCATTGGTCATATGGCCGTATGTGTTGGTGGCTTAATTCCTAAGGATATTGATATgctatataaaaatattaattttgaaaattatgaaTATGAACTTCAATATGATGGAGTTATGGAAACAGATGTCTATGGTAAACAATATGGTGACGAAAAAAGATATGGTATTCCATTAGGTAGTGGCCAActgaatattttcaatattgtTACTGGTGTTTATCAAGACGGTGTATTACTTGATAGTATTGTATTTGCCAATGATCATGACAATAAAGGAGatcaaatgaaaaagaaaaagaaagttAGAAGTAATAGCATGAGTAGTGATAGCAGTAACAGTAGCAATAGTAGTGATGAAAGTGTTATAAGTAATGATGATAGTGATGATATTAGTGATGAAGATGGTGGTGATatctataaaaaataa